The genomic interval ttgagccgAGTTCGAGGTCTTCTTTAAGGTCGCGTCAACTGGAGACTAAGTTGAGGAAGGtttgagttaacatcttagaccACGTGTGGAAGAATTATTGATGACAATAATGTACTTTCAGGTATAGATGCTGTACAAATGCCAATGGCGCATTGTGATCACAACCTTAATAAAactaaatgtaagtattaatgTAACTCGACAAATTACctactaagtatttatttatttatttttatttatttattactattagctaaaaacatcatcattacAGGTTTCACTTAACCTAATGCGATAATGATAGcgatattagaaagaaagaacatCAAAAACAATCATAACAACAAAAATCAATCACAACAATCTTACTTGCGACATAGTAGTTCAAACGCTACTCTCTGGAACTCAGTCAATGAGCATGTGAATAGATCTAGATTATGTGATATTTCATTTAGTATTTCAATGGCCCTTGGTAATGAACTAAACTTACGCATGTTAGTCCTACCTACCGGTACCTTAAACAAATCTGCTCTAGGGCCCCGTCGAAGTCTGCTGCTCGGTACCACTATCTTTAATGATTCTAACATGGTGATATTAGTGAgttttcagtaagtagtataaaatataaaaagcagagtcgaagaagcgaaagtggtgtgtcaggatcatagtaagaGGAATTCCGTGAAGTCTGCCTACTTCAACGGGAAACAGGTGTCATCATATCTtctaaagaataatacttacgTGAACGGTAACTCCCGCTCCCCTCACCAATTCAAACCGGTCGCCGagaattacctcaccccctttggttTAGTGTttcttttgacgtaacttattgtagatcaaatcaaatcaatttatttgcgagaacacatagaatacaaaaaaggtgttaaaataatttaaataacaatgttgtgatgtgttcggcctgcatgcaggcgtacaaatatacataagaaaataaaaaataaagaaatggtacattgaaagaaaattattgaaaatatacttatcgACAAAAAGATTTTCTTGATTTTCCGGACAAAAAGGAAatactgagggctctcatcctttgcaaaatttaacacaacaggcctgaaggtacccagttaggcgcgaacctcggctcaaggcgtcgcctgagaagattatatttgaaataattaatcgaccctagcggtcGATAGCGAGAtggttaaaaaggacacatcgaagcaattcatctaaaaagcaatacttattgctatttatttcttgacattgcgcacttttatatgcgcaaatgccaaGCCTTTTTTTGTTTCGAATATGACCACATACCATTGAGATCCTTTTAATTCTACAGGTTctacttttaataaaactagGTGAATATATTCATCAGTAGTTATGGAGAAGAAATACAATATTAACAAAAGACGTGACTTATCCAGATATGAtctaacttttttttctttttttttaattttaattgttttagctGACGAAAAGAATAAGTTGAAGACGAAATAtgcaaaagaaaaagaaatcgcAACCTTGACAGATAAAAGAGGTGAGAACTAAGTATTCTATCCAAATCTACCAAAgatctacttcttctatcgtgtgggttgtgaggtggattaccaacctcagcaaccctggtgtcaagtttactattgaaccgccaaaggcccctgacatggctcatgtaacgattactcacttacatcaggggggttaaaatggccacatcgaagcaattcatctaagaaagccatattgcaatttgacatttgtttgcattgcgcacttacttttatatgcgcaaattttatgtggccattttaaccccccagtaaatagtaaccgggaccaacagcttaacgtgccttccgacaatcaggtgatcagcctgtaatattctaaccaaactagggatcacaaagtgatttttgtaatatgtcatATTATTTTCACGTGTATTTGGTATTAattaaactgtatttttttattaagtacttgctggttaaaatggctacatcgaagcaatttatctaagaaagcaatattgcaatttgacatttgcgcatttaaaagtaagtgcgcaatgcaaacaaatgtcaaatagcaatattgcattcttaaatgaattgcttcgatgtggccattttaagccccctTATGTAAATTCCTAGAATGACCATTTTAATACTTTGCAGGCAAACCAAGGCTGAAAAGAAGTGCAGACCAGGAACAATGTGAGTATAGATTAAAACGGGATAGAGATTACTCATATAGGGCTGTGGTCGCTCAGTTACAAGAACGCTTGAcactcactgtaaggtcgctgGTTTGAATCCAATGATTCACTAATTCttctttggatcataaattattatcacgtgctcagcgttgaaggaaaacatcgtgaggaaaccgactgcaatgcattttcggaggtatgtgacctaacctgtattgggctggcttagCCGTCGCGGAtgaaaggtcaaacaggcagtcgcttctgtaaaaacccggacctatcaaatcgatattataaagatacatacatacataaacatcctatatacgtctcactgctggacacaggcctcccctcaattaaccggaggtggtatggagcatactccaccacgctgctccattgcgggttggtggaggtgtttttacggctaatagccgggaccaatggtttaacgtgccctccgaagcacggaattatcttactttttcggaaaatcaggtgattaaagcttgtaaagtccttaccaaacaaaggacggtctcacaaagtgatttcgacgatgtccccatcgggaatcgaacccggacctccagatcgttagcctaaagctctaatcactagactaGGCTGTGttattataatgatattttGAAAAAAGAGATTCTTTTGAGATTTTTACAAGGACATTCCCACTTTGAAAATGTCTGAGAATGACACATCACTCTAATGTTATTTACTTAGAAAGGAAAGTACTACTAATTTagatatttctttcttttgtaGTAGAAAGTAGGAAACAGattctaaaaaaaaacgatCAGCCGAGGATGGTGGGGTTAAGAACATCGATACCTAAAATTGTACGAAGCAGGCGAGACATCAGCACGCCGAAAACtataaatgtaagtacctacctacatataacataaacatcctatatacgtcccactgctacaGGCCTCTTTATCAactctattctattttattctgttttttgttatctgtttattattattattataaaaaaaaataagtacagtacttaatacatttttttacaattgacggtgcaacaaaaaccaacttgaCTGACTTGACTTGttgatttatgttttaaaagaattattgttattaattgaTGCATGTTGTGTATTTATATGAATTTCTATgattgtaattgtattgtattaagcaTTATCGAATTAGGCCTGGCCTgtcatcatcacaggcctttacatctttatcagatgattcaaacagcgtttctgtggcagcttttaaaatggctgtaaagtccgatgcgagagcgacagtagcggccgcacgactggcattgtagttgagggttattagatggtacaggtggtaaatcagccctttcatttctgtgtcgcctctcgcgcttgtcggccaGAATCGggaaccaggttttatcgtgtgctttgcacccatcggccaaagacgtcctccacttaTTCCGGTCACTGGCCAGGTCCTCCCATTTATCGGGCCTGGCCTGTAATGATAATGTATTtggatatgtaaataaataactggagggggtatcgagcatacttcacctcgctgctccattgcgggtttgTGGAGGCATTTGAGCTAATAGCCCGGGACAGCTtaaccaggtgattcaacctggcgtacctctgactaccccaattaggaatatagtcgtgaatgtGTAAGTCCGAtcgctttgtttttttttatagagtcACGTAATATAAGACGATAGAGATAACTCTTACACCCTTATTATAAGATGTTAACTcggttaaacgttgtaccgggtgagagcctttgtACGGTCTcgaattcaaatttcaaatttcaaattcatttattcgtcaacataggtaaaagagttgttacaatataatatatgtcgcaCTATGTCGCACCTTTCGGTATACGAAATTAAAACGTAacagattattaaattacaaataaaattattaaataaattacaatagcattcaatataatcaaaatagaaaattaacaaatatattgtaatgtaaTGTCTTTTCAATATAAAACCGCACAGAATTTACCTACGTCATGCACAACCTACTTTCAAGCTGCGTGACTATTTCACTTACTTAGtaatctttagtgtaataactaATCTCAACGTAAGCGATTGTGCACGCAAACTATACTCATGGCTGAAATTTGAATCTGCCGCCTCGACTTACGCGAGCCGCGGCATTccacgctattggtcgaaaccaatatggcgtcactctgttcgcgccgaccacggggttcaccacggataatttgtttgctgtgaatttattgtgaagaaactgtttaatctatcggaaattgtgttattaatgttggacaatacctaattcaactcagctgagtgttaagttggtgaatacaacaaggaactgtcggcggtataggtatctcggtcccgtggtttggagcccggcgcagcagcagtcaggttggtggccttcttatttcatgctgtgattatgtatagatttgtgTTGCACTGACCACCTTACCAGCCATGGATTTAGTCTCTAGCTCTGGTTATCGAAGGAATTAACGAACAGCGATACTCTACCTTAATTCTATCTTGTAAACTAAATAACTGAATAATTATCGTCTTATATTGCACTCGCATCTTTCATTAACTTACCTTATCAACTATATTAAGAGAAGTGGGTGTTCAGTCTTAAACTAAGAACGGGCTCCTacaaccttcagcgctccccatttgtccggccaagtagttaatggcatctgcggcaaatctacaataagtcacgtcaaaataaatgtTAACTCGGCTTTTTCGTCACTTGAGGAAACGTCCTCATACTGCTGCATACTGTTATAAGACCATAGATTAATAACAAGGCTTTTTATGTAGACGTATTGTCTTTGCTCTCTACTGTCATTCCTTCTTCTTTGCTCAATGTCCGAACTCACTAGTCGACTCTTACGCCAATTTTGTTTACGTGATTGTATCGTGAAATATCGtacaagcaatattgtaatctcCAGTGCCCTAAACGTTTATTACACGCAGATCAGCTTCATCagcatatttgtatttttatttcatcaaaccAATCGCCGGTCCACGATTTACCTCGCCACACATACTGATCAACTCCAGTGGATAAcgactcactggagtcgagcataccATACTGCCAACACAATAATGCGAAAtcaatgacgtcatgccttactggaGTAAATTTGAGTTCAGGTTGAGGCGTCGTGAAAGAATACCGATTTTAAGCTAAGTTCGAGGAAGACCTTGAGTTCGCCTCACCTGAGGAAGGAAAGAGTCGGGGAAGGTTCAAACATCGTAAGATATGGGTGTcagtttaattgtttttttttgatgtgacttattgtagatttgccgcagatggcattagctacttggccggacaaatgcggagcgctgaaggctctcacccggtacaacgtttaagacaacaggcctgagggtgcccagttcgcgaacctcggctcagggcgtcgtctgagaggaaaaatatttgaaataattaatcgaccgaacgggtcgatagcgataagcactgaatgagggaaatcgtcgaccacgccggcggggtcggtatcggggtcttgaagtgtttggtgtcgcgagctgattggctgtctctatggctagagtaatcgggtcgtcgggatcgtatattacgtccttcggacgccgatacttttcagtaccgtccctaagctggagtttaattataaattctttttgtttttgcttTAAGCACGCAATACTGTCAAAGAAACAAGAATTACAACATTTGGACAAAGCCAAGGCGGCCATACTATCAAGTAAACCAGTCGTCAACAAGTCCACAATAAAAAaagtcaaaacaaaacaacagaagCTAAAGACCAAACAATTAAAATTGAAGTCACTGAAAAGTTCAGATAAAAAATCCATTCGAGGAAAGAATAAGAGATTTGTGAAACTAAATGAAGGAAATAAACCAAAAAAATTAAAGCGTAAAATTTGGCCAAAGCGAAAGAAACGACCAAAACCGAAGATAACTATACCGCCGGTTGATATTTACAGTAAGTTCACTACAATAATGCCATCAGCAACATCTCCCAAGCCATTTTTATGTTAAGTCGaatcttcctccactcgactcggtcACAACTGAGCATTTtcgtattttaatttgacatttatatcCTCGACTTAAGGattttactcactggagtcgagtatatcatactgccaacataataatacgaaaatgacgTCATTACTCCACTCAACCTCACTGGAGTACACTCGAGATAAATTGAAAGCGacatctaagaataccgattttgagctgagttcgacGTCTTATCTCAAATATGGCAACACAATAGAAATAAACGCTTTATTGAGTACGATTATTTTGTTACtagttatttctttattattaaaagtgaagTTTAAACATAAGGAAGGAGGATAagggttgcttctatgctgttctgggagcaaataaaaaacatagaacacgttcagctgcttgtcttcccgggcatgtcgtaacaaccgacagagggattgtgtcctctaacatgatggactaatgttatgggcgataggctgatcccttatcaccataaggtttatcatatccagcttacgacatcgtatcaacagtggctgcaagttgtctttgattacttgtggttctgcccaccccattagggattacgggcgtgagtttatgtatgtatgtatgttaaatattaggaataatactacgtgtagaacggcaactctccgctccccaccagcggctgagctaggtttacctcacccccctctgttttactttagtcttcaattgtaattcacacgtcacacacacagatacgcgtgtacgataacgttaatgttATAGTCTTTGTAAAACGAGatgatttgtatgaagtgtccggtggtTTAAACCTCTTTGTGCATTCATGCAGTGAGAtctttttcattataattatacttactgtaACTAGGCTGTATAGCGtttgaacacaaaaaaaaactaaaagcgATTAAATGCACGGCCCCTCATGCGTATTCGCTCACACTATCCCTCTCTCGCTCTCGCGCCGTGAATGGCAGCGGATTATTATTCggtatcttttaatatttttttaattctttctcTTCGAGAACCCTGTAacatcaaaataaacaattaccaccatattaaattacttactttatttcaGCGCCAGCACCGGATTAtcaaaaatgtaagtatttacgttacggtttatcattatgaTCCGCGACTTCGAGAGAACATGGAGACCGCACTTTAAATGAAGTGTCGtagtatcataattaaaacacataataacgggttcttaccgcgtttaaaatagaaagaaagaaagaaacgtttattataaagggacaccacagtaacaaatataaaacaaatatataatataaaacacggagtaacacataacttacaatcaaaacacataaatattcagaaaaacgtcggtaactgaactttatacttatttcataattatgttatacacatctacttgtcatatattgtttatgaatctctctcgttatctgtttatctgtggcttttattttacacatctgtttatttgtcgtatctattatgtatactttaaccccttggcatactatctacctttgactaatactttcatatttttcgtaatcccttaattcatatattttcttcataattatatttgcttattttcttatttattgtaagtaaatcccgacactttttgttggcacgatagttcaaagtatttataagcgtaacttaggtactggcagaatatcagtgttgctaagagtggtatttctactattcttcgcaacaacatgctgagtcagtcccttttccctggcagtgtatttttgatttgtatacttatctttatcttctcta from Pectinophora gossypiella chromosome 29, ilPecGoss1.1, whole genome shotgun sequence carries:
- the LOC126379501 gene encoding uncharacterized protein LOC126379501 isoform X5, which translates into the protein MFKLSAACKNLRCPPVSKPICVQLVYHKVFKPRAPVYVMMINKCEMKYINCYQGIDAVQMPMAHCDHNLNKTKSDEKNKLKTKYAKEKEIATLTDKRGKPRLKRSADQEQLESRKQILKKNDQPRMVGLRTSIPKIVRSRRDISTPKTINHAILSKKQELQHLDKAKAAILSSKPVVNKSTIKKVKTKQQKLKTKQLKLKSLKSSDKKSIRGKNKRFVKLNEGNKPKKLKRKIWPKRKKRPKPKITIPPVDIYTPAPDYQKFGSYENDGKAVLYNEESQEEVISQEKTDTFYTIPDFEENTALDTNEDEPEPANVEPDEVDEPPPTEEPVEVEELPDTGEDDYVYTVEDTTDDRLQLVARRPCAMSAPFLGDLQTPKGLIEEPGDYDVILKYFKCKDQDWKKLRPWSRLNCTF